From a region of the Synechococcus sp. PCC 7502 genome:
- the mreD gene encoding rod shape-determining protein MreD: protein MQDQDTDLNLGSWIQWVLGLLSLGLCTLALYARFPYMTLLGLSPNWLLIWLVVWSLKRPVFLAVIMGICLGFIQDAMTIPSSAVIAPTHAIGMAITAGLTALMQKERYIQEDFISIALIVFGMTIISETAIALQLTVLGQSLAQVWQAQQQITLGSAILTSLWSPVLHFTLRLKFVRN, encoded by the coding sequence ATGCAAGATCAAGACACAGACTTAAACTTAGGTAGTTGGATACAGTGGGTCCTTGGATTACTATCTTTGGGACTATGTACCCTTGCCTTATATGCCCGATTTCCCTATATGACACTTTTGGGCTTGTCTCCCAACTGGTTATTAATTTGGCTAGTAGTATGGAGTCTTAAACGTCCTGTGTTTTTGGCGGTGATTATGGGGATATGTCTGGGATTCATTCAAGATGCCATGACTATTCCTAGTAGTGCAGTAATTGCCCCAACTCATGCTATTGGGATGGCGATCACCGCGGGGTTAACGGCACTCATGCAAAAAGAGCGTTACATTCAAGAGGACTTTATCTCCATAGCCCTAATTGTCTTTGGCATGACTATAATTTCTGAAACAGCGATCGCTCTGCAATTAACAGTTTTGGGACAAAGTTTGGCACAGGTATGGCAAGCTCAGCAGCAAATCACCCTAGGTTCAGCGATCCTAACCAGTCTATGGTCTCCTGTACTGCATTTCACCCTTAGACTAAAGTTTGTTCGGAATTAA
- the gcvT gene encoding glycine cleavage system aminomethyltransferase GcvT: MTDLLKHTPLFDLHLDAKAKMVEFGGWQMPLQYQGIIAEHQAVRSSVGMFDVSHMGKFAIAGKNALGSLQKLVPSNLARLKAGQAQYTALLNPEGGIIDDVIVYCHGGDHWSIIVNAATIDKDRGWITDHLEDCEFSDRSSTQTLIAIQGKNALRYLQGIINTDLTQLKRFGHINTEVLSKTSFVARTGYTGEDGFELMTDISVGQELWAKLIDAGVTPCGLGCRDTLRLEAGMHLYGQDMNDQITPWEADLGWIIHLSEKAEFIGRSALETQLQSGISKQLVALEMQGKNIARHDYPIVFVDEVVGVITSGTLSPTLGKPIALGYVPVYLAAIGQIVEVQIRNQTYPAQIVKRPFYKSSK; this comes from the coding sequence ATGACAGACTTGCTTAAACACACCCCTTTGTTCGATCTTCATCTAGACGCAAAAGCTAAAATGGTCGAATTTGGTGGTTGGCAGATGCCATTGCAATACCAAGGAATTATCGCCGAACATCAAGCTGTACGGTCATCGGTGGGAATGTTTGATGTCTCGCACATGGGAAAATTTGCGATCGCTGGCAAAAATGCCTTAGGTTCACTGCAAAAGTTAGTACCCTCAAACCTAGCTAGGTTAAAAGCTGGGCAAGCCCAGTACACGGCTTTACTCAATCCTGAGGGCGGTATTATTGATGATGTGATTGTTTATTGCCACGGTGGTGATCATTGGTCAATAATTGTTAATGCCGCAACTATAGATAAAGATCGAGGATGGATTACTGATCATTTAGAGGATTGTGAATTTAGCGATCGCTCCTCTACTCAAACTTTAATTGCCATTCAAGGCAAAAATGCCCTTAGATATTTACAAGGAATTATTAATACTGACTTAACTCAACTTAAAAGGTTTGGACATATTAACACTGAGGTTTTAAGTAAAACTAGTTTTGTGGCACGCACAGGCTATACAGGAGAAGATGGCTTTGAACTCATGACTGATATTTCGGTGGGGCAGGAACTGTGGGCAAAATTAATAGACGCAGGTGTGACACCATGCGGGCTGGGATGTCGAGATACCCTGAGACTAGAAGCTGGGATGCATTTGTATGGACAGGATATGAACGATCAGATTACCCCTTGGGAAGCAGATTTAGGTTGGATCATCCATTTATCTGAAAAAGCAGAATTTATTGGGCGATCGGCTTTGGAAACTCAACTGCAATCGGGTATATCCAAGCAACTAGTAGCACTGGAAATGCAGGGTAAAAATATAGCCCGTCATGACTATCCGATCGTGTTTGTGGATGAAGTTGTGGGAGTAATTACCAGTGGTACCCTATCGCCAACATTAGGAAAACCGATCGCTCTTGGTTATGTGCCAGTTTATTTAGCAGCGATCGGACAAATTGTAGAAGTACAAATTCGGAATCAAACCTATCCCGCCCAAATTGTGAAACGTCCCTTTTATAAAAGTAGTAAATAA
- a CDS encoding putative quinol monooxygenase encodes MQYVLIEVEDYESWKQVFDNAAAIRKEAGERTYQILKCDNNPNKVIHFSSWTSIEDAKHFFESPQLVKIRAEAGVKSPDFIYLDQVETGTL; translated from the coding sequence ATGCAATATGTATTAATTGAAGTTGAAGATTATGAATCTTGGAAGCAAGTTTTTGATAACGCTGCGGCAATTCGCAAAGAAGCAGGAGAGAGAACATATCAGATTTTAAAGTGCGACAATAATCCTAATAAAGTGATACATTTTTCATCATGGACATCTATCGAAGATGCAAAGCATTTTTTTGAATCTCCTCAACTTGTAAAGATTAGAGCTGAAGCTGGAGTAAAGTCTCCTGATTTTATATACTTAGATCAAGTAGAGACAGGAACGCTTTAG
- the rpoD gene encoding RNA polymerase sigma factor RpoD encodes MTTATDLLTEILVPNQSSSRIRQIAEPSLMDLASLDKDDDLDEIDETLDPAVEGEGGKVTKARRGRKATAQTKKKHYTEDSIRLYLQEIGRIRLLRADEEIELARKIADLLQLEDKQRELAEQHDCDLEDVNLEDWAVEMDMPLDKFKNRLHSGRRAKDKMVQSNLRLVVSIAKKYMNRGLSFQDLIQEGSLGLIRAAEKFDHEKGYKFSTYATWWIRQAITRAIADQSRTIRLPVHLYETISRIKKTTKLLSQEMGRKPSEEEIATRMEMTIEKLRFIAKSAQLPISLETPIGKEEDSRLGDFIESDGETPDDQVAKNLLREDLESVLGTLSPRERDVLRLRYGLDDGRMKTLEEIGQIFNVTRERIRQIEAKALRKLRHPNRNSVLKEYIR; translated from the coding sequence ATGACCACAGCCACTGACCTACTCACGGAAATTCTGGTGCCTAATCAATCATCCAGCAGAATCAGACAAATAGCAGAGCCTAGCCTAATGGACTTGGCATCCCTAGATAAAGATGATGACCTAGATGAAATTGATGAAACCCTAGACCCTGCTGTGGAAGGAGAAGGTGGAAAAGTTACAAAGGCTCGGCGGGGACGTAAAGCTACTGCCCAAACTAAGAAAAAGCACTATACCGAAGATTCCATTCGCCTATATTTACAGGAAATTGGGCGGATTCGACTGCTGAGAGCCGATGAAGAAATTGAACTTGCTCGTAAAATTGCTGATCTTTTACAACTGGAAGATAAACAGAGAGAACTGGCGGAACAACATGATTGTGACCTTGAGGATGTAAATTTGGAAGACTGGGCAGTCGAAATGGATATGCCCTTGGACAAGTTTAAAAATCGTCTGCATTCTGGTCGCCGTGCCAAGGACAAAATGGTGCAGTCTAATTTGCGGCTAGTGGTTTCGATCGCTAAAAAATATATGAACCGAGGCTTATCCTTTCAAGACTTAATTCAAGAAGGTAGCTTAGGCTTAATTCGCGCCGCCGAAAAATTTGATCATGAAAAGGGATATAAATTTTCTACCTACGCTACATGGTGGATTCGCCAAGCAATTACCCGAGCGATCGCCGATCAATCTCGTACCATTCGTCTGCCTGTTCACCTTTACGAAACTATCTCTCGGATTAAAAAAACTACAAAGCTGCTCTCTCAAGAAATGGGACGTAAGCCCAGTGAAGAAGAAATTGCCACTCGAATGGAAATGACCATTGAGAAGTTAAGATTTATTGCAAAATCGGCTCAACTACCCATCTCTTTAGAAACCCCAATTGGAAAAGAAGAAGATTCACGTTTAGGTGATTTTATTGAATCTGATGGAGAAACTCCCGATGATCAAGTTGCCAAGAATTTACTGCGTGAAGACCTAGAAAGCGTATTAGGAACCCTCAGCCCTAGGGAAAGAGATGTATTGAGATTGCGTTACGGATTGGATGATGGACGCATGAAAACCCTTGAAGAAATTGGACAAATCTTTAATGTTACCCGTGAGCGTATTCGCCAAATTGAAGCAAAAGCACTTCGTAAATTACGCCATCCCAATCGGAATAGTGTCCTTAAAGAATATATCCGTTAG
- a CDS encoding DUF2854 domain-containing protein: MLRKISLGSIGLFIGGTLAVVGMIAYTTGNSTLSLAGLFYGVPILLGGAALKSSEVKPVPVIQTPSEAVIKLRNEQATSTQNKLRLDVTRYRYGVEAHLDEVLKKLGMSPTDEERPVLSAIYEEITEQGYYSLILQFASPLIPPETWEQKQEKLTRFFGPGIVAEIVPLDNKEIALKLITVPTSPN; the protein is encoded by the coding sequence ATGTTAAGAAAAATTTCCTTAGGTAGTATTGGTTTATTTATTGGAGGCACACTAGCCGTAGTGGGTATGATTGCTTATACAACTGGTAATTCCACCCTCAGCCTAGCTGGACTATTTTATGGGGTTCCGATTTTACTGGGTGGGGCAGCCTTAAAGTCCTCAGAAGTTAAACCCGTTCCAGTTATTCAGACTCCTTCAGAGGCAGTAATCAAATTACGCAATGAGCAGGCTACTTCTACACAAAATAAACTGCGCTTAGATGTTACCCGTTATCGCTATGGAGTCGAGGCACATTTAGATGAAGTCCTAAAAAAGCTAGGCATGAGTCCCACCGATGAAGAGCGTCCTGTTTTAAGTGCCATATATGAAGAGATTACAGAGCAGGGCTACTATAGCTTGATTCTACAGTTCGCTTCACCCTTAATTCCACCTGAAACGTGGGAACAGAAGCAGGAGAAACTTACCCGATTTTTTGGTCCTGGGATTGTTGCAGAAATTGTACCCTTGGACAATAAAGAAATTGCCTTGAAATTAATTACGGTTCCCACTAGTCCTAATTAA
- a CDS encoding glycosyltransferase family 4 protein, with product MRIAWLGKKSPFCGNVTYCREITNALLDRGHCIDFLHFADESEVNDYPQDLHLLNNLNSQEVSLPFLYKSTIYTLPSPRSSKVLIESLRNLKPDLVHASLALSPLDFLLPEICADLNLPLVATFHPPFDLKKRNITSSTQQLTYQIYAPSLAEYNQVIVFSQIQRSLLHRLGVPEKRIVVIPNGVDPEKFSPGYSTIKQELKAERLYVYQGRLAAEKNVESLLSAWRKLKMPSNCKLAIVGDGPVGATLKSNYGSEDGIIWMGYIADEQRRIEILRGADVFILPSLVEGLSLSLLEAMSCGVACIATDVGADGEVLANGAGIVLDPRKVISQLCTLLPLFALHPEMIHVLGRKARQRVLEQYSLGANITQLEKMYSQVLHQQKVTLRL from the coding sequence ATGCGTATAGCTTGGCTAGGAAAAAAAAGTCCTTTTTGTGGGAACGTAACCTACTGTCGTGAGATCACTAATGCCCTTTTAGATCGAGGACATTGCATTGATTTTTTGCACTTTGCCGACGAATCCGAGGTTAATGACTATCCCCAAGACCTCCATTTGTTAAATAATCTTAATAGTCAAGAGGTTTCTCTCCCATTTTTATATAAATCCACAATTTATACCCTGCCTTCTCCTCGCAGTAGTAAAGTTTTAATCGAATCCTTACGCAATCTCAAGCCCGATCTAGTTCATGCTTCCTTGGCTTTATCTCCCCTAGATTTTTTACTGCCAGAAATTTGTGCAGACTTAAACCTACCTCTGGTCGCCACGTTCCATCCTCCCTTTGATCTGAAAAAGCGGAATATTACCTCTAGTACCCAGCAGCTTACCTATCAAATCTATGCCCCATCGTTGGCAGAATATAATCAAGTAATTGTGTTCTCACAAATTCAGCGATCGCTTCTCCATAGATTAGGTGTACCTGAAAAAAGAATTGTCGTAATTCCCAACGGTGTTGACCCCGAAAAATTTTCCCCCGGCTATTCTACGATTAAGCAAGAACTAAAAGCGGAAAGGTTATATGTCTATCAAGGACGACTGGCAGCCGAAAAAAATGTTGAGTCCCTATTAAGTGCTTGGCGCAAACTAAAAATGCCCAGTAATTGCAAATTAGCGATCGTGGGCGATGGACCAGTGGGTGCCACCCTTAAATCCAACTATGGTTCTGAAGATGGCATTATCTGGATGGGTTATATTGCCGATGAACAGAGACGCATTGAAATTTTAAGGGGAGCAGATGTGTTTATTTTGCCTTCCTTAGTCGAAGGGCTATCCCTTTCACTCCTAGAAGCTATGTCCTGCGGAGTTGCCTGTATAGCAACGGATGTGGGTGCTGACGGGGAGGTGCTTGCTAATGGGGCTGGCATTGTCCTCGATCCGAGAAAAGTTATTTCCCAGCTTTGTACTCTATTACCTTTATTTGCTTTACATCCAGAAATGATCCATGTTTTAGGTCGCAAAGCTCGACAAAGGGTTTTAGAGCAGTACAGCTTAGGTGCAAATATCACCCAGTTAGAAAAAATGTATTCCCAAGTTTTGCATCAACAAAAAGTAACCCTGCGATTATAG
- a CDS encoding PAS domain S-box protein has product MLEALEELLEHIDYGIFVIAVSPHPHSQLHFLSINSSCAEVFNFSGHVTGLEPAKVLPLDCAQRLVDNCNRAIESKHKVDYEEIFKFPHSCNATNVIAIHLSPVLDAGGNVQKIIGSVNDLSHSRLGKINRDIFSCLVTGDTDAVIVVDREGVVRFVNPAAEVLFDRSAQELEGEQFGLPIVSGEQTEVDILRPNGQSTPAELRISHTQGEDEIVYIIASLRDISVRKLGEESLRLRDRALAASVNGIIIVDAKQPDNPIIYINPSFERITGYKASEVIGSNCRFLQGGDRSQEGLSTIREAVKQGKSCYTVLRNYRKDGTLFWVELWVSPVHNEMGELTNFIGIQNDITSRVLNEIERQESEEVLRTVLSAVKEGITFSDERGKFLIFNQEMENLTGYSMAEANSCPNFISLIHPEEQGAAIAQIQKLRQFHSPVESEVKIQTKAGVIRNVLVCSSMVSYKGKTMYLSAYRDITERKEAEEKLRQTAERDRLISAIALRIRNSIDLTNILQNTVAEVREFLQTDRVLIYQFQDEGEGKIVVESVLNQCLGTLGREINDDCFSKDYLLAYPQGRVTIIDDTDDPELDLCHAEFLKRFEVRANLVVPITCTDRVWGLLIAHQCTDTRVWKEEEITLLTGLAEQVAIGIRQAELLQKVQTLNTDLEQQVEERTAKLSLALSREKELGEMKSRFVSMASHEFRTPLAIIQASSDLLKHYNHKLTEDKRIEKLDKIQLEVRNMTELLEDVLVIGKIEMGKMHLNRVSLDLEKFCLESIAEFKSSLTSSDRITFRVENRQGTEPSELLADPKLLRQIMINLLSNGIKYSLNSPKEVTVNLYYDTESFDLEFIDQGIGIPPDEQDKIFESFHRAENVGNIPGTGLGLAITKVSVELHKGKIRVDSQVNIGTKITITIPYQ; this is encoded by the coding sequence ATGCTCGAAGCACTGGAAGAGCTTTTAGAACATATTGATTACGGCATATTTGTAATCGCAGTTTCTCCACATCCACATTCACAGCTACATTTTTTGTCCATCAACTCCAGTTGTGCTGAGGTATTTAATTTTTCTGGTCATGTAACTGGATTGGAGCCAGCTAAAGTATTACCCCTCGATTGCGCCCAGAGATTAGTCGATAACTGTAATCGAGCTATAGAGAGTAAGCATAAGGTTGACTATGAGGAGATTTTCAAGTTTCCCCATAGTTGTAATGCTACTAATGTCATCGCTATTCACCTATCGCCCGTGCTTGATGCTGGTGGTAATGTGCAGAAAATTATTGGTTCTGTCAATGATTTGAGTCATAGCCGACTTGGCAAAATTAATCGAGATATTTTTTCTTGCTTAGTGACAGGGGATACGGATGCCGTGATAGTGGTGGATCGGGAAGGGGTAGTACGGTTTGTGAATCCTGCTGCCGAAGTTTTATTTGATCGCTCTGCTCAGGAACTAGAAGGAGAACAGTTTGGGTTGCCAATCGTCTCGGGTGAACAAACAGAAGTTGATATTTTACGCCCTAATGGGCAATCTACCCCCGCAGAACTGCGAATTTCTCATACTCAAGGTGAAGATGAAATTGTCTATATTATTGCCAGCCTTAGGGATATCAGTGTCCGTAAATTGGGCGAGGAGTCTTTGCGCTTGCGAGATCGAGCCTTAGCTGCGAGTGTGAATGGAATTATCATCGTTGATGCCAAGCAGCCTGATAATCCGATTATTTATATTAATCCTAGCTTTGAGAGAATTACAGGCTATAAAGCCAGTGAAGTAATTGGTAGCAATTGTCGATTTTTACAGGGGGGCGATCGCTCCCAAGAAGGATTAAGCACGATTAGAGAGGCTGTTAAACAAGGGAAATCCTGTTATACGGTTCTCCGCAACTATCGTAAAGATGGCACCTTATTTTGGGTGGAGTTATGGGTTTCTCCTGTTCATAATGAGATGGGAGAGTTAACTAACTTTATTGGCATTCAAAATGATATTACTTCTCGAGTGTTGAATGAAATAGAAAGGCAGGAAAGTGAAGAAGTATTAAGAACGGTTTTAAGTGCAGTGAAAGAGGGGATTACCTTCAGTGATGAACGGGGCAAGTTCCTTATTTTTAATCAAGAAATGGAAAACCTGACGGGTTATTCTATGGCAGAGGCAAATTCCTGTCCCAACTTTATTAGTCTGATTCATCCTGAAGAGCAAGGTGCTGCGATCGCTCAAATCCAAAAACTGAGGCAGTTTCATAGTCCCGTAGAGTCGGAGGTTAAAATTCAGACAAAAGCGGGTGTAATTAGAAATGTTCTGGTTTGCTCATCAATGGTTTCCTATAAGGGTAAAACCATGTACTTAAGTGCCTATCGGGATATTACCGAACGTAAGGAGGCAGAAGAAAAACTACGGCAGACAGCGGAACGGGATCGATTAATTAGTGCGATCGCCCTACGAATCAGAAATTCTATTGACTTAACTAACATTCTCCAAAATACGGTCGCAGAAGTTAGAGAGTTTCTCCAAACTGATCGGGTATTAATCTATCAATTTCAAGATGAGGGTGAGGGTAAAATTGTGGTTGAGTCTGTACTGAATCAATGCTTGGGTACCCTAGGGCGAGAAATCAATGATGATTGCTTTAGTAAAGACTATCTTTTAGCCTATCCCCAAGGTCGGGTTACCATAATTGATGATACCGATGATCCTGAACTTGATCTCTGCCATGCCGAATTTTTGAAGAGATTTGAAGTTAGGGCAAATTTGGTGGTACCAATTACCTGTACTGATCGGGTGTGGGGATTATTAATTGCCCATCAATGTACTGATACTCGCGTCTGGAAGGAAGAGGAAATTACCCTATTAACGGGTTTGGCGGAACAGGTGGCGATCGGCATTAGGCAAGCTGAGCTTTTACAAAAAGTGCAGACTCTAAATACAGATTTAGAACAGCAGGTGGAAGAACGCACGGCTAAGTTAAGTCTGGCATTGTCCCGAGAAAAGGAATTAGGGGAAATGAAATCACGGTTTGTATCGATGGCATCCCATGAATTCCGTACGCCCTTAGCAATTATTCAAGCTTCCAGTGATTTACTTAAGCACTATAACCATAAGCTGACCGAGGATAAGCGCATTGAAAAGTTGGATAAAATTCAGTTAGAGGTGAGAAACATGACTGAATTACTGGAAGATGTGTTAGTCATTGGTAAGATTGAAATGGGCAAAATGCACCTGAATCGGGTTTCTTTGGATTTAGAAAAGTTTTGTCTGGAATCAATCGCCGAATTTAAATCATCTCTGACTTCAAGCGATCGCATTACATTTAGAGTAGAAAATCGCCAAGGGACTGAGCCTTCCGAGCTTTTAGCTGATCCTAAGCTGTTACGCCAGATTATGATTAACTTGCTCTCCAATGGGATTAAGTATTCCCTAAATAGTCCCAAAGAGGTTACTGTCAATTTATACTACGATACCGAAAGCTTTGATTTGGAATTTATTGATCAGGGTATTGGTATTCCGCCCGATGAACAGGATAAAATCTTTGAGTCGTTCCATCGTGCCGAAAACGTAGGAAATATTCCCGGAACTGGCTTGGGATTAGCGATTACCAAAGTATCAGTGGAATTACACAAGGGTAAAATTAGGGTTGATAGCCAAGTTAATATTGGTACCAAGATCACAATTACGATTCCCTATCAATAG
- a CDS encoding bifunctional diguanylate cyclase/phosphodiesterase, which produces MTKILVIEDTESLREEIIETLGLEGFEVEGAANGEVGVELAKQYLPDLIICDVMMPELDGYGTLEALQGYPPTATTPFIFLTAKADRVDMRHGMELGANDYLTKPFASSELLGAIAAQLKKIQTIQSQHETAIQLAIDKHELKLQELRTSNDPLTRLPNRLAFNQYLQESILYAQTHQCSLAVILIDIDDFNIVNNSLGHKIGDVLFKAIAERLRRYTSPCDPLARMQGDQFGLILIDQFEPENLKQSSQEILEVISRPYRIFGHEIFVTACMGITIYPQDHFETAGLIKNADMALYYAKSQGRNNYKFYSSNLNTKLAEQMAIENSLHRALERKEFRLYYQPVINSLTKKIIGAEALIRWQHPDIGIVAPNKFIPLAESMGMITPITEWVIEQACKQLKIWQEFTEMYIAINLSTFNFKQDNLVDMITEKIKAAGVYFTQVELEITEGILVQNLDETIVSLSKLRNLGIKIAIDDFGVGFSSLSYLKHFPVDKLKIDKCFVQDMLKDKRDAAITLAIIELAHSLNLGVVAEGVETKEQLQYLQENQCEVIQGYLFSPPLPAEQFTQFLVAEKV; this is translated from the coding sequence ATGACAAAAATTCTGGTAATTGAAGATACGGAATCCCTGCGTGAGGAAATTATTGAAACTCTTGGACTGGAGGGTTTTGAAGTTGAGGGTGCCGCAAACGGTGAAGTTGGGGTCGAACTGGCTAAACAATATTTGCCTGATTTAATTATTTGTGATGTGATGATGCCCGAGCTTGATGGCTATGGCACCTTAGAGGCTTTACAAGGTTATCCCCCCACAGCTACTACGCCCTTTATATTTTTGACTGCTAAAGCTGATCGGGTAGATATGCGCCACGGTATGGAATTGGGAGCAAATGATTATTTAACTAAACCCTTTGCGAGTTCAGAACTTTTAGGGGCGATCGCTGCTCAGTTAAAAAAAATTCAAACTATACAATCCCAGCATGAGACTGCGATCCAACTGGCAATTGATAAACATGAACTTAAATTGCAAGAACTAAGGACTAGTAACGATCCCCTCACCCGCCTGCCCAATCGCCTAGCATTTAATCAGTATCTTCAAGAGTCTATCCTCTATGCCCAAACCCATCAGTGTTCCTTGGCGGTGATTTTAATTGATATTGATGATTTTAATATTGTCAATAACTCCCTCGGGCATAAGATTGGGGATGTTTTATTTAAGGCGATCGCCGAACGACTGCGCCGCTACACCTCTCCGTGTGACCCCCTAGCCCGCATGCAGGGAGATCAATTTGGGTTAATTCTGATCGATCAATTTGAGCCAGAAAACCTGAAACAATCTAGCCAAGAAATCTTGGAAGTAATTTCTAGACCTTACCGCATCTTTGGGCATGAAATATTTGTTACTGCCTGCATGGGAATTACCATTTATCCCCAGGATCATTTTGAAACTGCTGGTTTGATTAAAAATGCGGATATGGCACTTTATTATGCTAAGTCTCAAGGCAGAAACAATTATAAGTTTTATAGTTCTAACTTAAATACCAAACTAGCCGAACAGATGGCGATCGAAAATAGTTTGCACCGTGCCTTAGAGCGCAAAGAGTTTCGTTTGTATTACCAACCCGTGATTAATAGTCTTACCAAAAAAATTATTGGAGCTGAGGCATTAATTCGCTGGCAGCATCCAGATATAGGTATTGTTGCCCCTAATAAATTTATTCCTCTGGCGGAAAGCATGGGCATGATTACTCCAATTACGGAATGGGTGATTGAGCAAGCCTGCAAACAGCTAAAAATCTGGCAGGAATTTACAGAAATGTATATAGCGATTAATCTCTCCACTTTTAACTTTAAGCAAGATAATCTGGTGGATATGATTACTGAGAAAATTAAAGCTGCAGGTGTTTACTTTACCCAAGTGGAACTGGAAATTACCGAAGGCATATTAGTCCAAAATCTGGATGAAACCATTGTCAGTTTATCAAAGCTGCGTAACCTAGGGATTAAGATTGCGATCGATGATTTCGGTGTGGGTTTTTCTTCCTTAAGTTACCTTAAACATTTTCCTGTAGATAAACTTAAGATTGATAAATGCTTTGTCCAAGATATGTTGAAGGATAAGCGAGATGCGGCAATTACCTTAGCAATTATTGAACTGGCACATAGTTTAAATTTGGGGGTGGTAGCTGAGGGCGTGGAAACTAAGGAACAACTGCAATATTTACAGGAAAATCAATGTGAAGTAATTCAAGGCTATCTATTTAGTCCACCTTTACCTGCGGAGCAGTTTACCCAATTTTTGGTTGCTGAAAAGGTTTAA
- the folB gene encoding dihydroneopterin aldolase: MTTKIHLTGVRAYGYVGLLPEENVLGQWFEVDITLWVDFEAATKNDQIADTYDYRKAISTIETLIQTSKFALIERLAGAIADQIIADPKVDKVQLIVRKHPPIANFQGSVAVEVQRSNKG, from the coding sequence ATGACCACTAAAATTCATCTAACAGGGGTTAGAGCGTACGGCTATGTAGGATTACTGCCTGAAGAAAATGTCTTGGGACAATGGTTTGAAGTGGATATAACCCTTTGGGTAGATTTTGAAGCTGCCACTAAAAATGATCAAATCGCAGATACCTACGATTACCGTAAAGCTATTAGTACCATTGAGACTTTAATTCAAACCAGTAAATTTGCTCTCATTGAAAGACTGGCGGGAGCGATCGCTGATCAAATCATTGCCGATCCAAAAGTTGATAAAGTGCAGTTAATTGTGCGAAAACATCCTCCGATCGCTAATTTTCAGGGTAGTGTGGCGGTGGAAGTACAAAGGTCTAACAAGGGTTAA